In Camelus ferus isolate YT-003-E chromosome 10, BCGSAC_Cfer_1.0, whole genome shotgun sequence, the following proteins share a genomic window:
- the LOC116666628 gene encoding olfactory receptor 10A5-like — translation MAGGNWTRVSEFTLMSFSSLPTEIQSLLFLVFLIIYLVTLMGNGLILLVTWADPMLHSPMYFFLRNLSFLEIGFNLVIVPKMLGTLIAQDTIISFLGCATQMYFFFFFGVSECFLLATMAYDRYVAICNPLHYPVIMSTRTCAKLAAASWFPGVPVATVQTTWLFSFPFCGTNEVNHFFCDSPPVLRLVCADTALFEVYAIVGTILVVMLPCLLILCSYARIAAAILKIPSAKGKHKAFSTCSSHLLVVSLFYVSSSLTYFRPKSNNSPESKKVLSLSYTVVTPMLNPIIYSLRNYEVKNALSRTFHRVLGGRNYRNSTAILRHN, via the coding sequence ATGGCTGGAGGCAACTGGACGAGAGTTAGCGAGTTTACCCTGATGAGTTTCTCTTCCTTACCTACTGAAATACAGTCATTACTCTTCCTGGTATTTTTAATCATCTACCTGGTCACCCTGATGGGAAACGGCCTCATCCTTCTGGTCACCTGGGCTGACCCCATGCTGCACagccccatgtacttcttcctcaggAACTTGTCCTTCTTGGAGATTGGCTTCAACCTAGTCATTGTGCCCAAGATGCTGGGGACCCTGATTGCCCAGGACACGATCATCTCCTTTCTTGGCTGTGCCACTCAgatgtatttcttcttcttcttcggGGTTTCTGAATGCTTCCTTCTGGCCACCATGGCATATGACCGCTATGTAGCCATCTGCAATCCCTTACACTACCCAGTCATCATGAGCACAAGGACGTGTGCCAAACTGGCTGCTGCCTCCTGGTTTCCAGGCGTTCCTGTAGCTACTGTGCAGACCACGTGGCTCTTCAGCTTTCCATTCTGTGGCACCAACGAGGTGaaccacttcttctgtgacaGCCCACCTGTGCTCAGGCTGGTCTGTGCAGACACAGCACTCTTTGAGGTCTATGCCATCGTTGGGACCATTCTAGTCGTCATGCTACCCTGCTTGCTGATCCTATGTTCCTACGCTCGCATCGCTGCTGCCATCCTCAAGATTCCTTCAGCTAAAGGGAAGCACAAAGCCTTCTctacctgctcctcccacctccttgTTGTCTCCCTTTTCTATGTATCTTCAAGCCTCACCTACTTCCGTCCCAAGTCCAATAATTCTCCTGAGAGCAAGAAGGTGCTGTCACTATCCTACACCGTTGTGACTCCCATGTTGAACCCCATCATCTATAGCCTGAGAAATTATGAAGTGAAGAATGCCCTCAGCCGGACCTTCCACAGGGTTTTAGGGGGCAGAAACTACAGAAATTCTACAGCTATTTTGAGGCACAACTAA